One window of the Sciurus carolinensis chromosome 8, mSciCar1.2, whole genome shotgun sequence genome contains the following:
- the Septin5 gene encoding septin-5 isoform X2, whose translation MSTGLRYKSKLATPEDKQDIDKQYVGFATLPNQVHRKSVKKGFDFTLMVAGESGLGKSTLVHSLFLTDLYKDRKLLSAEERISQTVEILKHTVDIEEKGVKLKLTIVDTPGFGDAVNNSECWKPITDYVDQQFEQYFRDESGLNRKNIQDNRVHCCLYFISPFGHGLRPVDVGFMKALHEKVNIVPLIAKADCLVPSEIRKLKERIREEIDKFGIHVYQFPECDSDEDEDFKQQDRELKESAPFAVIGSNTVVEAKGQRVRGRLYPWGIVEVENQAHCDFVKLRNMLIRTHMHDLKDVTCDVHYENYRAHCIQQMTSKLTQDSRMESPIPILPLPTPDAETEKLIRMKDEEVVKAHAGDAAEDEAANAGPVIPAPAPRCHG comes from the exons GATATCGACAAGCAGTACGTGGGTTTCGCCACACTGCCCAACCAGGTGCACCGCAAGTCAGTAAAGAAGGGTTTCGACTTCACGCTCATGGTGGCTG GTGAGTCAGGCCTTGGGAAGTCCACATTGGTCCACAGCCTCTTCCTGACTGACCTGTACAAGGATAGGAAGCTGCTCAGTGCTGAGG AACGCATCAGTCAGACGGTAGAGATTCTGAAGCACACAGTGGACATTGAGGAGAAGGGGGTCAAGTTGAAACTAACCATTGTGGACACACCCGGCTTCGGGGATGCTGTCAATAACTCAGAGTG CTGGAAACCCATCACTGATTATGTGGACCAGCAGTTTGAACAGTATTTCCGTGACGAGAGTGGCCTCAATCGCAAGAACATCCAAGACAACCGGGTGCACTGCTGCCTGTACTTCATCTCCCCGTTTGGGCATGG GCTGCGGCCAGTGGACGTGGGTTTCATGAAGGCTTTGCATGAGAAGGTGAACATCGTGCCCCTCATTGCCAAAGCTGACTGCCTGGTCCCCAGTGAAATCCGGAAGCTGAAGGAGCGG ATCCGGGAAGAGATTGACAAATTTGGGATTCATGTATACCAGTTTCCAGAATGTGATTCAGATGAAGATGAAGACTTCAAGCAACAGGACCGGGAACTGAAG gagAGTGCTCCCTTCGCTGTTATTGGCAGCAACACAGTGGTGGAAGCCAAGGGGCAGCGGGTCCGGGGGCGACTGTACCCCTGGGGAATCGTGGAGG TGGAGAATCAGGCACACTGCGACTTCGTAAAGCTGCGCAACATGCTCATCCGCACTCACATGCACGACCTCAAGGACGTGACTTGTGACGTGCACTACGAAAACTACCGTGCACACTGCATCCAGCAGATGACCAG CAAACTGACCCAAGACAGCCGCATGGAGAGCCCCATCCCCATCCTACCACTGCCCACCCCGGATGCTGAGACTGAGAAACTCATCAGGATGAAGGATGAGGAGGTTG TTAAGGCGCATGCAGGAGATGCTGCAGAAGATGAAGCAGCAAATGCAGGACCAGTGATCCCCGCCCCAGCTCCACGTTGCCACGGATAG
- the Septin5 gene encoding septin-5 isoform X3 — protein MDSLAAPQDRLVEQLLSPRTQAQRRLKDIDKQYVGFATLPNQVHRKSVKKGFDFTLMVAGESGLGKSTLVHSLFLTDLYKDRKLLSAEERISQTVEILKHTVDIEEKGVKLKLTIVDTPGFGDAVNNSECWKPITDYVDQQFEQYFRDESGLNRKNIQDNRVHCCLYFISPFGHGLRPVDVGFMKALHEKVNIVPLIAKADCLVPSEIRKLKERIREEIDKFGIHVYQFPECDSDEDEDFKQQDRELKESAPFAVIGSNTVVEAKGQRVRGRLYPWGIVEVENQAHCDFVKLRNMLIRTHMHDLKDVTCDVHYENYRAHCIQQMTSKLTQDSRMESPIPILPLPTPDAETEKLIRMKDEELRRMQEMLQKMKQQMQDQ, from the exons GATATCGACAAGCAGTACGTGGGTTTCGCCACACTGCCCAACCAGGTGCACCGCAAGTCAGTAAAGAAGGGTTTCGACTTCACGCTCATGGTGGCTG GTGAGTCAGGCCTTGGGAAGTCCACATTGGTCCACAGCCTCTTCCTGACTGACCTGTACAAGGATAGGAAGCTGCTCAGTGCTGAGG AACGCATCAGTCAGACGGTAGAGATTCTGAAGCACACAGTGGACATTGAGGAGAAGGGGGTCAAGTTGAAACTAACCATTGTGGACACACCCGGCTTCGGGGATGCTGTCAATAACTCAGAGTG CTGGAAACCCATCACTGATTATGTGGACCAGCAGTTTGAACAGTATTTCCGTGACGAGAGTGGCCTCAATCGCAAGAACATCCAAGACAACCGGGTGCACTGCTGCCTGTACTTCATCTCCCCGTTTGGGCATGG GCTGCGGCCAGTGGACGTGGGTTTCATGAAGGCTTTGCATGAGAAGGTGAACATCGTGCCCCTCATTGCCAAAGCTGACTGCCTGGTCCCCAGTGAAATCCGGAAGCTGAAGGAGCGG ATCCGGGAAGAGATTGACAAATTTGGGATTCATGTATACCAGTTTCCAGAATGTGATTCAGATGAAGATGAAGACTTCAAGCAACAGGACCGGGAACTGAAG gagAGTGCTCCCTTCGCTGTTATTGGCAGCAACACAGTGGTGGAAGCCAAGGGGCAGCGGGTCCGGGGGCGACTGTACCCCTGGGGAATCGTGGAGG TGGAGAATCAGGCACACTGCGACTTCGTAAAGCTGCGCAACATGCTCATCCGCACTCACATGCACGACCTCAAGGACGTGACTTGTGACGTGCACTACGAAAACTACCGTGCACACTGCATCCAGCAGATGACCAG CAAACTGACCCAAGACAGCCGCATGGAGAGCCCCATCCCCATCCTACCACTGCCCACCCCGGATGCTGAGACTGAGAAACTCATCAGGATGAAGGATGAGGAG TTAAGGCGCATGCAGGAGATGCTGCAGAAGATGAAGCAGCAAATGCAGGACCAGTGA
- the Septin5 gene encoding septin-5 isoform X4: MSTGLRYKSKLATPEDKQDIDKQYVGFATLPNQVHRKSVKKGFDFTLMVAGESGLGKSTLVHSLFLTDLYKDRKLLSAEERISQTVEILKHTVDIEEKGVKLKLTIVDTPGFGDAVNNSECWKPITDYVDQQFEQYFRDESGLNRKNIQDNRVHCCLYFISPFGHGLRPVDVGFMKALHEKVNIVPLIAKADCLVPSEIRKLKERIREEIDKFGIHVYQFPECDSDEDEDFKQQDRELKESAPFAVIGSNTVVEAKGQRVRGRLYPWGIVEVENQAHCDFVKLRNMLIRTHMHDLKDVTCDVHYENYRAHCIQQMTSKLTQDSRMESPIPILPLPTPDAETEKLIRMKDEELRRMQEMLQKMKQQMQDQ; the protein is encoded by the exons GATATCGACAAGCAGTACGTGGGTTTCGCCACACTGCCCAACCAGGTGCACCGCAAGTCAGTAAAGAAGGGTTTCGACTTCACGCTCATGGTGGCTG GTGAGTCAGGCCTTGGGAAGTCCACATTGGTCCACAGCCTCTTCCTGACTGACCTGTACAAGGATAGGAAGCTGCTCAGTGCTGAGG AACGCATCAGTCAGACGGTAGAGATTCTGAAGCACACAGTGGACATTGAGGAGAAGGGGGTCAAGTTGAAACTAACCATTGTGGACACACCCGGCTTCGGGGATGCTGTCAATAACTCAGAGTG CTGGAAACCCATCACTGATTATGTGGACCAGCAGTTTGAACAGTATTTCCGTGACGAGAGTGGCCTCAATCGCAAGAACATCCAAGACAACCGGGTGCACTGCTGCCTGTACTTCATCTCCCCGTTTGGGCATGG GCTGCGGCCAGTGGACGTGGGTTTCATGAAGGCTTTGCATGAGAAGGTGAACATCGTGCCCCTCATTGCCAAAGCTGACTGCCTGGTCCCCAGTGAAATCCGGAAGCTGAAGGAGCGG ATCCGGGAAGAGATTGACAAATTTGGGATTCATGTATACCAGTTTCCAGAATGTGATTCAGATGAAGATGAAGACTTCAAGCAACAGGACCGGGAACTGAAG gagAGTGCTCCCTTCGCTGTTATTGGCAGCAACACAGTGGTGGAAGCCAAGGGGCAGCGGGTCCGGGGGCGACTGTACCCCTGGGGAATCGTGGAGG TGGAGAATCAGGCACACTGCGACTTCGTAAAGCTGCGCAACATGCTCATCCGCACTCACATGCACGACCTCAAGGACGTGACTTGTGACGTGCACTACGAAAACTACCGTGCACACTGCATCCAGCAGATGACCAG CAAACTGACCCAAGACAGCCGCATGGAGAGCCCCATCCCCATCCTACCACTGCCCACCCCGGATGCTGAGACTGAGAAACTCATCAGGATGAAGGATGAGGAG TTAAGGCGCATGCAGGAGATGCTGCAGAAGATGAAGCAGCAAATGCAGGACCAGTGA
- the Septin5 gene encoding septin-5 isoform X1 has translation MDSLAAPQDRLVEQLLSPRTQAQRRLKDIDKQYVGFATLPNQVHRKSVKKGFDFTLMVAGESGLGKSTLVHSLFLTDLYKDRKLLSAEERISQTVEILKHTVDIEEKGVKLKLTIVDTPGFGDAVNNSECWKPITDYVDQQFEQYFRDESGLNRKNIQDNRVHCCLYFISPFGHGLRPVDVGFMKALHEKVNIVPLIAKADCLVPSEIRKLKERIREEIDKFGIHVYQFPECDSDEDEDFKQQDRELKESAPFAVIGSNTVVEAKGQRVRGRLYPWGIVEVENQAHCDFVKLRNMLIRTHMHDLKDVTCDVHYENYRAHCIQQMTSKLTQDSRMESPIPILPLPTPDAETEKLIRMKDEEVVKAHAGDAAEDEAANAGPVIPAPAPRCHG, from the exons GATATCGACAAGCAGTACGTGGGTTTCGCCACACTGCCCAACCAGGTGCACCGCAAGTCAGTAAAGAAGGGTTTCGACTTCACGCTCATGGTGGCTG GTGAGTCAGGCCTTGGGAAGTCCACATTGGTCCACAGCCTCTTCCTGACTGACCTGTACAAGGATAGGAAGCTGCTCAGTGCTGAGG AACGCATCAGTCAGACGGTAGAGATTCTGAAGCACACAGTGGACATTGAGGAGAAGGGGGTCAAGTTGAAACTAACCATTGTGGACACACCCGGCTTCGGGGATGCTGTCAATAACTCAGAGTG CTGGAAACCCATCACTGATTATGTGGACCAGCAGTTTGAACAGTATTTCCGTGACGAGAGTGGCCTCAATCGCAAGAACATCCAAGACAACCGGGTGCACTGCTGCCTGTACTTCATCTCCCCGTTTGGGCATGG GCTGCGGCCAGTGGACGTGGGTTTCATGAAGGCTTTGCATGAGAAGGTGAACATCGTGCCCCTCATTGCCAAAGCTGACTGCCTGGTCCCCAGTGAAATCCGGAAGCTGAAGGAGCGG ATCCGGGAAGAGATTGACAAATTTGGGATTCATGTATACCAGTTTCCAGAATGTGATTCAGATGAAGATGAAGACTTCAAGCAACAGGACCGGGAACTGAAG gagAGTGCTCCCTTCGCTGTTATTGGCAGCAACACAGTGGTGGAAGCCAAGGGGCAGCGGGTCCGGGGGCGACTGTACCCCTGGGGAATCGTGGAGG TGGAGAATCAGGCACACTGCGACTTCGTAAAGCTGCGCAACATGCTCATCCGCACTCACATGCACGACCTCAAGGACGTGACTTGTGACGTGCACTACGAAAACTACCGTGCACACTGCATCCAGCAGATGACCAG CAAACTGACCCAAGACAGCCGCATGGAGAGCCCCATCCCCATCCTACCACTGCCCACCCCGGATGCTGAGACTGAGAAACTCATCAGGATGAAGGATGAGGAGGTTG TTAAGGCGCATGCAGGAGATGCTGCAGAAGATGAAGCAGCAAATGCAGGACCAGTGATCCCCGCCCCAGCTCCACGTTGCCACGGATAG